The Pochonia chlamydosporia 170 chromosome 1, whole genome shotgun sequence genome window below encodes:
- a CDS encoding retrograde regulation protein (similar to Verticillium alfalfae VaMs.102 XP_003003470.1): MPPSDVITLETLHDKLPLWHPDDDNHLYAIIDMGSNGIRFSVTSLKPPTTRLLEPLYSSRAAISLFDALTPSDCGPVFPSETIEAVASALSGFRRVAVMHGVPQSHIMILATEAMRRAANGGQMLEAIAAATDGLGVQILDPAVETLFGAVMGSRSGLVSVPNGALFLDLGGGSVQMTWVDTSKDNYEINAAMAGESLPYGAAKLTKVLEQQRAEIQAKEISTLQDGITRIYSNLCSRFPALQAIKQAYDRGEDASVDVYMCGGGFRGYGSMLMHNDPISPYPIPSTHTYSVPGSQFKQPTKMRQVNESHDGKIYGMSKRRRQQFPAIATVIESFLAVVPNIRRVTFCGGSNRQGALLMKMPKEIRESNPLEVLAKVTDVEKPIFDAILDLLTASIPKSQDGFSATPTILTPGLGALFIRHIWARLGHSSSSNSSWALHHAVVRDLDCPGLTHLARALLALTTCARWGNDIGPSDESLWRGLKGVVESHHPDATFWALYIGAVANILATLFPVMPEHPSQLLSVVRLDTALSKTKSDRSKVELTLNLSAETMKCVNFEELASIIKSTTKTKGDKGNFKPSIQFSTFS; the protein is encoded by the exons ATGCCTCCATCAGACGTCATAACCTTGGAGACACTTCACGATAAGCTCCCGCTATGGCAtcccgacgacgacaaccaCCTCTACGCCATTATTGACATGGGAAG caatggcataCGGTTTTCAGTTACCTCGCTAAAACCTCCCACCACGAGGCTCCTGGAGCCCCTCTACTCCAGTCGAGCAGCAATATCTTTGTTCGATGCTCTGACACCATCAGACTGTGGGCCAGTATTCCCGTCTGAAACTATTGAGGCCGTTGCGTCTGCCCTATCGGGATTCCGCCGTGTCGCTGTCATGCATGGTGTGCCCCAGTCACATATCATGATACTCGCTACGGAAGCGATGCGTCGTGCCGCGAATGGAGGTCAGATGCTCGAAGCTATTGCGGCAGCAACCGATGGTCTCGGCGTGCAAATCCTCGATCCCGCTGTCGAAACCCTCTTTGGTGCCGTGATGGGATCACGAAGCGGCCTGGTTTCAGTCCCCAATGGCGCATTGTTCCTCGACCTTGGCGGTGGCAGCGTACAAATGACGTGGGTTGATACCAGCAAGGACAATTACGAAATcaatgcagcaatggccgGGGAGAGCCTTCCGTACGGCGCCGCAAAACTCACAAAAGTCCTCGAACAACAACGGGCTGAGATTCAGGCTAAAGAGATAAGCACGCTGCAGGACGGGATTACACGCATATATTCTAACCTATGCTCGAGATTTCCAGccctccaagccatcaagcaAGCGTATGATAGGGGAGAAGATGCATCTGTCGATGTGTATatgtgtggtggtggatttCGCGGATACGGAAGCATGTTGATGCACAACGACCCAATCTCACCCTACCCAATACCCTCAACCCATACATATTCAGTCCCCGGCTCTCAGTTCAAGCAACCAACCAAAATGCGCCAAGTCAACGAAAGTCATGATGGAAAGATCTATGGCATGTCAAAAAGGCGACGTCAGCAGTTTCCAGCTATTGCCACCGTTATCGAATCTTTCCTTGCCGTCGTGCCCAACATCCGCCGTGTGACCTTTTGCGGTGGCTCCAACAGGCAGGGTGCTCTTCTTATGAAGATGCCCAAGGAAATCAGAGAAAGCAATCCCCTCGAAGTTTTGGCAAAAGTCACCGACGTCGAAAAACCAAtctttgatgccattttggacTTGTTGACTGCGTCCATACCAAAGTCTCAGGATGGATTCAGTGCTACTCCGACTATTCTTACCCCTGGGCTAGGTGCCTTGTTCATTCGCCATATTTGGGCTCGCCTTGGTCACAGCTCAAGTAGTAATAGCTCTTGGGCTCTTCATCACGCCGTTGTCCGTGACCTAGACTGCCCCGGACTTACACATCTTGCTCGTGCcttgttggcgttgacgaCTTGTGCTAGATGGGGCAACGATATTGGCCCTTCTGACGAAAGTCTATGGCGAGGGCTTAAGGGGGTGGTTGAGAGTCATCATCCAGATGCTACTTTCTGGGCACTCTATATTGGCGCGGTGGCCAACATTCTTGCAACACTCTTTCCAGTGATGCCAGAACACCCCAGCCAGCTCCTTTCAGTCGTCCG acttgacactgCGCTTTCCAAAACCAAATCAGACAGAAGCAAGGTGGAATTAACTTTGAACTTGTCGGCCGAGACCATGAAATGCGTCAATTTTGAGGAGCTCGCTAGTATAATCAAAAGCACCACCAAGACAAAAGGAGACAAGGGAAATTTTAAACCCAGCATTCAATTTTCCACCTTCTCATGA